A segment of the Gemmatimonadaceae bacterium genome:
CGTGCGGGTCAGCTTGCCCCCCACGAGGTACAGCGTGTCGAGCTTCGCGGGAGATCCCAGCACTTCCTTGACGGCCAGCTCCACCTTCTCGCCGGCGAACTTGCGGATGGGCGGGAGGGTCTTCTGGTACGTGAAAGCCAGGATGCCGCCGCCCAGCGCGCCGAAGAAGGCGAGCGTGATCAGCAGACGCGCCGTCGAGCTTCCCTCGGTCTCCACCGCGGCGACCGGTGTGCCGTGCGAATGTTCGTGGCCGCTCATGACTTGGCCTCCTTCAGCTTCATGGTGCCGAAGACACGCGGCTGCGTGACGCGATTGATGAGCGGCGTGAACGCGTTCATGATGAGGATCGCGTACATCACGCCCTCGGGCAGGCCGCCGTAGACGCGGATGATCACGACGATCGCGCCGGTGCAGGCCCCGAAGAGCCAGCGTCCCTGATTGGTGGTCGGCACGGTCACCATGTCGGTCGCCATGTACACGGCGCCGAGCATCAGGCCGCCGGAGAAGACGTGGAACAGGCCGTCCGCCGCCTTCGCCGGGTTGATCCAGTGCAGGATCTGCCCGAGCACCAGCACGGTGAGAATGATGGAGACCGGCGACCGCCAGTTGAGGTAGCCCTTCCACGCGAGATACGCGCCACAGAGCACGATCACCACCGCCGACGTCTCACCCACCGATCCGCCCGTCGTGCCGAGCACGAGATCCACGAGCGAGGTCAGCTTCTGCTCGAACTTGAAGAGGCCGAGCGGCGTGGCCGACGTCACGATGCTGCTCACCGGGTGCATGAACGGCAGCGCGAACAGGTCGCCCTTCAGCGCGAAGAAGTTGCCGCCGGGGGTCGGCCAGGTGGTGATGGCCACCGGGAACGCCGTCTGCAGGAAGGCGCGGCCGATGAGCGCGGGATTGAACCCGTTCTGCCCCAGCCCGCCCCAGATGGCCTTGCCGAATGCGATGCCGAAGAAGCCGCCGAGCGCCGCCATCCACATCGGGATGCCGGGCGGGAGCGAGAGACCGAGCAGGAGGCCGGTGATCATCGCCGAGCCGTCGCGCAGCGAGCCCTTACGCCCGAGCCAGCGCTCCGTGAGCAGCGCGCCCATCGTGGACGCGAGGACCACGAGGATCGAGCTGATGCCGAAGAAGAACGCGGAGGCGAGGATGACGGGGATGAGGCTGGCCGCCACCGTCCACATGATGCGCGGCGTCGTATCCCGGTCCTTGAGATGCGGCGACGCGGCGACAATCAGGTTGGGAGCGTTCATGCGGCCCCCGCCGTTTGAATGCGGCGCAGCGCCGCCTTGCTGGCCTGGAAGAGTTGCGACAGCGGAATGTTGGACGGGCAGACGTACGAACACGACCCGCACAGCATGCAGTCGGACAGGTGGTTGGCGGCCATCTCGTCATAGCGCTTCACGCGCGCGAGATCGCCGAGCCACGAGGGATTCAGGAAGACCGGGCACGCCTCGAGGCAGCGCCCGCAATGGATGCAGGGATAGACCTTCTCGCCGCGCACCTCGTCGGCGGTCAGCACCACGACGCCCGTCGTCCCCTTGATGACCGGGGCCTCGAGGTTGGCGAGCGACTGCCCCATCATCGGCCCGCCGATGATCACCTCGGCCGCGTTGGGCGTGACGCCGTCGCAGTAGGCAAGCAGGTCCTTCATCTTGGTCCCGACCGGCACGATCAGGTTGGCCGGCCGCTTGAGGCCGTGCCCCGTGACCGTCACGATGCGCTCGAGCAGCGGCAGGCCGGTGTCGAAGACCTCGGCGATGGCCGCGAGCGATCCGACGTTCTGTACCACCACGCCCACCGTGACCGGGAGCTTGCCCGACGGCACCTCCACGCCCGTGACGGCGTGAATGAGCATCTTCTCGGCCCCCTGCGGATACTTCACCGTCATCGGCAGGATGGTGATGTCCAGGTCCTTGGGCTTGGCGCGCTCGAGGGCCTCGATGGCATCGGGCTTGTTGCGCTCGACGCCGATCACGGCCTTCGTCACGCCCAGCGTATGCATCATCACGCGGCAGCCGAAGTGCACCCGGTCGGGGAACTCCACCATCGTGCGATGGTCCGACGTGAGGTACGGCTCGCATTCCGCGCCGTTGATGATGAGCGTGTGGACCGTGTAGTCCTTGGGCGGCGCGAGCT
Coding sequences within it:
- a CDS encoding RnfABCDGE type electron transport complex subunit D, whose amino-acid sequence is MNAPNLIVAASPHLKDRDTTPRIMWTVAASLIPVILASAFFFGISSILVVLASTMGALLTERWLGRKGSLRDGSAMITGLLLGLSLPPGIPMWMAALGGFFGIAFGKAIWGGLGQNGFNPALIGRAFLQTAFPVAITTWPTPGGNFFALKGDLFALPFMHPVSSIVTSATPLGLFKFEQKLTSLVDLVLGTTGGSVGETSAVVIVLCGAYLAWKGYLNWRSPVSIILTVLVLGQILHWINPAKAADGLFHVFSGGLMLGAVYMATDMVTVPTTNQGRWLFGACTGAIVVIIRVYGGLPEGVMYAILIMNAFTPLINRVTQPRVFGTMKLKEAKS
- the rsxC gene encoding electron transport complex subunit RsxC codes for the protein MAFFGFKHGVHPPEEKELTSGLPIRRMPYPDEIILPLRQHAGKPATLCVKVGDYVERGDPVGHADGYMSVPIHASAAGTVSAIDLWPHPDGSYAQAVHIKVDKYALQAARPRMVPRWEGLTVQQVVKAVQDAGVVGLGGAAFPTHVKLAPPKDYTVHTLIINGAECEPYLTSDHRTMVEFPDRVHFGCRVMMHTLGVTKAVIGVERNKPDAIEALERAKPKDLDITILPMTVKYPQGAEKMLIHAVTGVEVPSGKLPVTVGVVVQNVGSLAAIAEVFDTGLPLLERIVTVTGHGLKRPANLIVPVGTKMKDLLAYCDGVTPNAAEVIIGGPMMGQSLANLEAPVIKGTTGVVVLTADEVRGEKVYPCIHCGRCLEACPVFLNPSWLGDLARVKRYDEMAANHLSDCMLCGSCSYVCPSNIPLSQLFQASKAALRRIQTAGAA